In one window of Oceanococcus sp. HetDA_MAG_MS8 DNA:
- the fabR gene encoding HTH-type transcriptional repressor FabR codes for MCTLSTAYTLKMTAQTEAKVLSRRAPVTREQLLNAALRLVGPSRSVSNLTLREVAREAGVAPNSFYRHFRDVDALAIALIDEAGESLRRIIWEARSHVGQGGSLIRSSVQTFMQQLHSGDQHLPLLLREGTAASAAFKAAVDAQLSFFETELTTDLQRLVAEQGQHLPRPDLVARAITRLVFTMGGQALDAPEPRLESLIDDTSEMIRMIMRGALQAAE; via the coding sequence ATGTGTACTTTGAGCACCGCCTATACTTTGAAGATGACAGCCCAGACCGAAGCCAAAGTTCTCAGCCGCAGAGCGCCCGTGACGCGCGAGCAGTTGCTCAACGCTGCGCTGCGCTTAGTTGGGCCCAGTCGTAGCGTGTCCAACCTGACTCTGAGGGAGGTGGCGCGTGAGGCAGGTGTGGCGCCCAATAGTTTTTATCGGCACTTCCGAGATGTGGATGCACTCGCCATTGCATTGATTGACGAGGCGGGTGAATCTTTGCGGCGCATCATTTGGGAGGCACGCTCGCATGTGGGGCAGGGTGGCAGCCTGATTCGGAGCTCGGTGCAAACTTTTATGCAACAGCTTCATTCAGGGGATCAGCATTTACCGCTCCTTCTTCGGGAAGGGACAGCGGCCTCTGCAGCCTTTAAAGCGGCGGTGGATGCGCAATTGAGCTTTTTTGAAACGGAGCTCACCACCGACCTACAGCGCCTCGTAGCGGAGCAGGGCCAGCACTTACCGCGCCCGGATCTGGTTGCCCGCGCGATTACCCGCTTGGTGTTCACCATGGGCGGGCAGGCCTTGGATGCTCCGGAGCCACGCTTAGAATCACTGATTGATGACACCAGCGAGATGATTCGCATGATCATGCGTGGCGCGTTGCAGGCGGCCGAATAA
- a CDS encoding S-(hydroxymethyl)glutathione dehydrogenase/class III alcohol dehydrogenase, which yields MKTRAAVAMQAGQSLQVCDVDLEGPRPGEVLVEIKATGVCHTDAFTLSGDDPEGAFPAILGHEGAGVVLEVGAGVKSLKPGDHVIPLYTPECRECDYCLHPKTNLCQAIRSTQGQGLMPDGSSRFSLDGQPILHYMGCSTFANHTVLPEIALAKIRSDAPFDKVCYIGCGVTTGVGAVAFDMKVEPGSTVAVFGLGGIGLNVIQGARMVGADRIIGVDINPAKVELAKQFGMTDFINPKEVNNVVEAIIDLTDGGVDYSFECIGNVQTMRQALECCHKGWGESCIIGVAGAGQEISTRPFQLVTGRSWRGSAFGGARGRTDVPKIVDWYMDGKLNIDDLITHTMGLDEINTAFDLMHAGESIRSVVVY from the coding sequence ATGAAAACACGCGCTGCGGTGGCCATGCAGGCCGGCCAGTCTTTGCAAGTTTGCGATGTGGATTTGGAAGGGCCGCGGCCAGGGGAAGTCCTGGTAGAAATAAAGGCCACCGGTGTCTGCCATACGGATGCTTTTACTTTGTCCGGCGATGATCCAGAGGGGGCTTTTCCAGCCATCTTGGGCCACGAAGGCGCTGGCGTTGTTCTTGAGGTGGGTGCTGGGGTGAAGTCATTGAAGCCTGGCGATCACGTTATTCCCCTGTACACACCGGAGTGTCGGGAGTGTGATTATTGCTTGCACCCAAAAACCAATCTCTGTCAGGCCATTCGCAGTACTCAAGGGCAGGGGCTGATGCCTGACGGAAGCAGTCGCTTCAGCCTCGATGGACAGCCCATCCTGCACTACATGGGTTGCTCCACCTTCGCCAACCACACGGTGTTGCCAGAGATTGCCTTGGCTAAGATTCGTTCAGATGCCCCCTTTGACAAGGTGTGCTACATCGGTTGCGGGGTCACCACCGGTGTAGGCGCAGTAGCCTTCGACATGAAGGTGGAGCCAGGCTCAACTGTGGCTGTGTTTGGCTTGGGTGGTATAGGTCTGAATGTGATCCAGGGTGCACGGATGGTCGGTGCGGATCGGATTATTGGTGTCGACATCAATCCGGCCAAGGTCGAGCTTGCCAAGCAGTTCGGGATGACCGATTTCATCAACCCCAAAGAGGTCAACAATGTTGTTGAGGCCATTATCGATCTCACCGACGGTGGAGTGGACTACAGCTTTGAGTGCATTGGCAATGTGCAGACCATGCGCCAAGCTTTGGAGTGTTGTCACAAGGGCTGGGGAGAAAGCTGCATCATCGGAGTAGCAGGGGCCGGACAGGAGATCTCGACTCGGCCTTTCCAGCTGGTCACCGGGCGTAGCTGGCGGGGATCGGCGTTTGGTGGCGCACGGGGCCGCACAGACGTACCCAAGATCGTGGACTGGTATATGGACGGCAAGCTGAACATCGACGACCTCATTACCCACACCATGGGCCTGGATGAGATCAATACCGCCTTCGATTTGATGCACGCGGGCGAATCTATTCGCTCTGTAGTCGTCTACTAG
- the fghA gene encoding S-formylglutathione hydrolase, which translates to MELIANNRCFGGEQRRYRHNSAVLNCEMTFSVYLPPKVLRGEKAAVVYWLSGLTCTDENFVQKAGAQRYAAELGLILVAPDTSPRGDEVADDAEGAYDLGLGAGFYVNATQSPWTTHYRMYDYILQELPEVVAEVTPHASDRASICGHSMGGHGALVVALRNEQRFCSVSAFAPISSPTRCPWGQKALQAYLGDDQTTWADYDASLLLEREGTSLPMLVDQGTADDFLQEQLCPDYLQDAAQTARSSLQLRMQEGYDHSYFFISSFIGEHLSFHAKHLYKENDEA; encoded by the coding sequence ATGGAGCTCATTGCCAACAACCGCTGCTTCGGCGGTGAACAACGCCGATACCGGCATAACTCCGCAGTGCTGAACTGTGAGATGACATTCTCGGTTTATCTGCCCCCCAAAGTTTTGCGAGGCGAAAAAGCTGCTGTGGTTTACTGGCTGTCAGGGCTAACCTGCACCGACGAAAACTTCGTGCAGAAAGCGGGCGCGCAGCGCTACGCCGCCGAGCTGGGGCTGATTCTGGTGGCGCCCGATACCAGCCCGCGTGGCGACGAGGTGGCTGATGACGCTGAAGGCGCTTACGACTTGGGGCTTGGTGCTGGCTTTTATGTCAACGCCACGCAAAGCCCTTGGACTACGCATTACCGCATGTACGATTACATCCTCCAAGAGCTACCCGAGGTCGTGGCTGAGGTGACACCGCATGCGAGCGATCGCGCCTCCATTTGCGGGCACTCTATGGGTGGGCATGGCGCCTTGGTTGTGGCACTGCGGAATGAACAGCGCTTTTGCAGCGTGTCGGCCTTCGCACCCATTTCCTCGCCCACCCGTTGTCCTTGGGGACAAAAGGCCTTGCAGGCCTACCTTGGTGATGATCAAACAACCTGGGCCGACTACGATGCCAGCCTGCTGTTGGAGCGCGAAGGCACAAGCCTGCCCATGCTTGTTGACCAAGGTACTGCGGACGACTTTTTACAAGAACAGCTCTGTCCGGACTACCTACAGGATGCAGCGCAGACGGCAAGGTCCTCACTACAACTTCGCATGCAGGAAGGTTATGACCATTCCTATTTCTTCATCAGTAGCTTCATTGGCGAACATTTAAGTTTTCACGCCAAGCATCTCTACAAGGAGAACGATGAAGCGTGA
- a CDS encoding response regulator: MSRYKEVLLVDDNEADHFISRRIMQKVDLAENYVEVYNGEEALEYVRSGGPGGAPGQAELIFLDINMPRMNGWEFVDEFRRLPPELQTARIVMMLTTSNNDQDRAKAREAGVIKSFINKPLTVESLEACLAADEFDA, encoded by the coding sequence GTGAGTCGTTATAAAGAAGTGCTGTTGGTTGACGATAATGAGGCCGATCATTTCATTAGCCGGAGGATCATGCAAAAGGTCGATCTGGCGGAAAACTACGTCGAGGTCTATAACGGCGAAGAGGCTCTGGAATACGTTCGTTCTGGCGGCCCCGGCGGAGCTCCGGGTCAGGCCGAGTTGATCTTCTTAGACATCAATATGCCGCGTATGAACGGTTGGGAATTTGTGGACGAGTTTCGACGCCTCCCACCCGAGCTACAGACGGCTCGGATCGTCATGATGCTCACCACGTCCAACAACGACCAAGACCGGGCCAAGGCTCGTGAGGCAGGAGTCATCAAGAGCTTCATTAACAAACCATTGACGGTAGAGTCTTTGGAAGCCTGTTTGGCTGCAGACGAGTTTGATGCTTGA